One Trichoderma atroviride chromosome 7, complete sequence DNA segment encodes these proteins:
- a CDS encoding uncharacterized protein (EggNog:ENOG41~TransMembrane:1 (i269-292o)): MPAKLAADASKNFHHRAIARSSSPHGLSHSSSVPSTPHQHARQFSFESREPSPNNGNNHSPRSAYSETNSALPSLRPLPPRLGGCKYETSQINSRRRIPYSTGSERLEKLDLKTVKSKLSESEEKKLAADMNEIYNKLLPTDKIEENRTKLVNKLEMIFNDEWPGHDIKVHLFGSSGNLLCSDDSDVDICISTPWHEMEDGGMEQVVCISAAKVPIVKVWDPELGLACDMNVNNTLALENTRMVRTYVETDPRVRQLAMILKHWTRRRIVNDAAFGGTLSSYTWICLIIAFLQLRNPAVLPALHQLPHKTTKPDGAVSDFADNLKKLKGFGSKNKSSEAELLFQFFRFYAHEFDYDKHVLSVRQGKLVTKQEKKWHYAMNNQLCVEEPFNTSRNLGNTADEYSFRGLHMELRRAFDLISNAKLEEACEQYVYPKEEERVWSRPATQPRPALLRSSSQTHPSGSGRGGRGGHRGGRHSNNYHRTGGSNIRRASPTTPTYDPNMFVQPVNMQQDMTWFAAAAAAAAGTQYPFPFAQQDLMQMAYQESMRQQLHHLYAQQQQSPAFMAHQTMGQQRMSPNGATSGQQPPTDRSRTNSFDTAPIGATLRPDLYALYGMGINQQFYAQATGYGTYPSSPVTSNGIGAEFRRPLQRSTVTSDNGISASSSSLRSQSQPASRSPSTAHSRAAYTPGIPSSVPGYAPRQQMHGVNMPNFMPDDADLDARSKASSDSPQSETDNRSNNGLLGARGSSPSQQSLLPHSHSPTKNGIAVGDVANQSSSPRRRRLSTDQLPQTILDRRMRRTSRSPSPLDHSRTIPSSPLASAPFPGVNQTQNKNVATRPVVVNGSGLKSSMLAAPNQGQKDSLAAEECAMAKIDNALNINTVPSATDANTADAQSSQPSLAPAPFLPTPAMDRPPVIVNGSNSKPAMPPAEDASFRDRIAMMGSYPPAPYGMPQDVLQANGMTRLPPSTKQRLMSRSAQNGVIAPLDLAIGDHRKGMIPEMAHLSPVYETQTLSPTATRKPDVPAVSTSKTVHEKVDTKADIKITHEETAKPTTKADDKVQPARDNHKSSKAQKSTGQSNQRNNTPRENGHVRSAKSDGDGGWQKASKGKKKGSSGLAQAALAEQPPKSDSERKGG, translated from the exons ATGCCTGCAAAGCTTGCGGCCGATGCGTCCAAGAACTTCCACCACCGAGCGATAGCTAGATCCTCGTCGCCCCACGGGCTTTCTCACTCCAGTTCTGTGCCGTCAACGCCGCATCAGCATGCCCGCCAGTTCTCCTTTGAATCGCGGGAGCCGTCCCccaacaatggcaacaacCACTCGCCGCGCTCAGCCTACTCCGAGACGAATAGCGCGCTGCCCTCGCTGCgaccgctgccgccgcggtTAGGAGGCTGCAAATACGAGACATCGCAGATAAActcgaggaggaggatacCGTACTCGACGGGAAGCGAGCGCTTGGAGAAGCTAGATTTGAAAACCGTCAAAAGCAAGCTATCAGagagcgaagagaagaagctggctgcCGATATGAATGAAATATATAACAAGCTGCTACCCACTGATAAAATCGAAGAGAATAGGACGAAGCTGGTTAacaagctggagatgatatTCAACGATGAGTGGCCGGGACACGATATCAAGGTGCACCTGTTTGGCTCGTCTGGTAATCTGCTATGTTCGGACGACTCCGATG TTGACATTTGCATTTCGACACCATGGcacgagatggaagat GGGGGCATGGAACAGGTTGTTTGCATCTCTGCCGCCAAGGTTCCCATTGTCAAAGTATGGGACCCTGAGCTCGGTCTTGCGTGTGATATGAACGTCAACAACACCCTGGCGCTCGAAAACACCCGAATGGTGCGAACATATGTCGAGACCGACCCGCGCGTACGGCAGTTGGCTATGATATTGAAGCACTGGACGCGGAGGAGAATCGTCAACGATGCTG CTTTTGGAGGTACCCTGAGTTCGTATACTTGGATATGTCTTATTATCGCGTTTTTGCAGCTGAGGAACCCTGCTGTTTTACCAGCGCTGCATCAACTGCCACATAAGACTACCAAGCCGGACGGGGCTGTCAGCGACTTTGCTGATAACCTAAAGAAACTCAAGggctttggcagcaagaaCAAGTCAAGTGAAGCAGAACTTCTCTTCCAGTTTTTTCGATTCTATGCGCATGAATTTGATTACGACAAGCACGTCCTATCCGTACGGCAGGGCAAGCTAGTCAccaagcaagagaagaaatggcaCTATGCTATGAATAACCAGCTTTGCGTAGAAGAGCCGTTCAACACGTCTCGTAATCTCGGCAACACGGCAGATGAATACTCGTTTCGCGGCCTTCACATGGAGCTTCGAAGAGCGTTTGACTTGATTTCCAACGCAAAGTTGGAAGAAGCATGCGAGCAGTACGTCTATCcgaaggaggaggagagagtCTGGTCCCGGCCAGCCACGCAGCCTCGACCGGCGCTGCTGCGGAGTTCTTCGCAAACTCATCCTTCTGGGTCTGGGCGAGGCGGTCGTGGCGGCCATCGCGGCGGCCGACATAGCAACAACTATCACCGCACCGGCGGGTCAAATATCAGGAGGGCATCGCCAACTACGCCCACCTACGACCCCAACATGTTTGTCCAGCCTGTCAACATGCAGCAGGATATGACATGgtttgcggctgctgctgcggctgcggctggcaCCCAGTACCCCTTCCCCTTTGCCCAGCAGGACCTGATGCAGATGGCCTACCAGGAGAGCATGCGCCAACAGCTGCACCATCTCtatgcgcagcagcagcagtcgccGGCATTCATGGCCCACCAAACCATGGGTCAGCAGAGGATGTCTCCCAACGGCGCGACgtctggccagcagcccccTACCGATCGATCTCGGACAAATTCGTTTGATACTGCCCCAATCGGTGCCACATTACGGCCCGACCTGTATGCCCTCTACGGCATGGGTATAAATCAACAATTCTACGCGCAAGCGACGGGCTATGGGACCTATCCCTCTTCGCCGGTAACATCCAACGGCATCGGGGCAGAGTTTCGCCGTCCTCTGCAGAGATCCACGGTCACATCGGATAATGGCATCTCAGCTtcgtccagctccttgaggtCACAGTCTCAGCCCGCCTCGCGATCGCCATCTACGGCACATAGCCGGGCTGCCTACACCCCTGGGATCCCTTCAAGCGTACCAGGCTATGCCCCAAGACAACAGATGCATGGCGTCAACATGCCCAACTTTATGCCCGACGATGCTGATCTGGATGCCAGATCGAAAGCCTCTTCAGATTCGCCACAGTCCGAAACGGACAACAGGTCTAACAATGGGCTCTTGGGGGCGCGGGGTTCAAGTCCTAGCCAGCAGTCGCTATTACCCCATAGCCACAGCCCCACAAAGAACGGCATTGCAGTTGGAGATGTTGCCAATCAGTCATCTAGTCCACGGAGGCGTCGGCTGTCGACTGATCAGCTGCCCCAAACCATACTGGAcaggaggatgaggaggaccTCTCGGTCACCTTCACCCCTCGACCATTCTCGGACGATTCCCTCATCGCCTCTTGCCTCAGCCCCGTTCCCTGGGGTTAACCAGACTCAGAACAAGAATGTGGCGACGAGACCAGTAGTTGTAAATGGATCGGGCCTAAAGAGCAGTATGCTTGCCGCGCCAAATCAGGGACAAAAGGACTCTTTGGCAGCCGAGGAGTGTGCCATGGCAAAGATTGATAACGCTCTGAACATCAATACGGTACCGTCAGCTACTGATGCAAATACCGCAGATGCGCAAAGCAGCCAGCCATCGCTCGCACCAGCCCCTTTTTTGCCCACGCCGGCGATGGATCGACCCCCTGTTATTGTTAACGGCTCCAACAGCAAGCCGGCTATGCCTCCTGCCGAGGATGCTTCGTTCAGAGACAGGATTGCCATGATGGGTTCGTATCCGCCAGCCCCGTACGGGATGCCGCAAGATGTTTTACAGGCCAATGGCATGACGAGACTTCCGCCCTCAACAAAACAGCGCCTCATGTCTAGGTCAGCCCAGAACGGCGTGATTGCTCCTCTGGATCTTGCCATTGGCGACCACCGCAAAGGCATGATTCCTGAGATGGCTCACCTTTCTCCTGTATACGAGACGCAGACGTTATCTCCGACTGCTACGCGGAAGCCAGATGTGCCCGCGGTCAGTACCAGCAAGACTGTCCACGAAAAGGTAGACACCAAGGCAGACATCAAGATAACCCACGAGGAGACGGCTAAGCCCACGACAAAGGCTGATGACAAGGTTCAGCCGGCTCGAGATAACCACAAGTCATCAAAGGCGCAAAAGTCGACAGGCCAGAGCAATCAGCGCAACAATACTCCACGTGAAAATGGCCACGTGAGAAGTGCCAAgagcgatggcgatggcggctgGCAAAAAGCTagcaagggcaaaaagaagggtTCGAGTGGGCTTGCGCAAGCCGCGCTTGCGGAGCAGCCACCGAAAAGCGACTCGGAGCGAAAAGGAGGCTGA
- a CDS encoding uncharacterized protein (EggNog:ENOG41) has protein sequence MSYYDNPQWSAPSQAPNNWEHHGATTPVRAGANGPQPQDDYAFSYQFDEVDRAHENLQKSGKGYMMNARHGRMGGSRAHSVNNFDDNRGPQGANLHNFYASQRHQSSRGSNEAEQVLQAKRRMAAQRERELRNLHTEQQYQRSVLSDVAVQQGNKHMSEEETRELIARQRSALYGEGSFADKAGYIDETGAVRTGAPGPSGPASLRGHSPLTYDTIGRVPQADVGTPGSAADMNAADPGSRPQSTASPQTSGPTNKVFDNAVGSQSRTSTSSPTSGSPPRGDFGPGSKSSQGAAVAPIGTRPTGTPTANASAKRSSTPHATSGGWGRGNGVWGGSGLGAQASVWG, from the exons ATGTCCTACTACGATAACCCCCAGTGGTCGGCCCCGAGCCAGGCCCCCAACAACTGGGAACACCACGGCGCGACCACTCCTGTTCGCGCAG GTGCCAACGGACCACAGCCGCAGGACGACTACGCCTTTTCCTATCAATTTGATG AGGTTGATCGTGCCCACGAAAACTTGCAAAAGTCTGGCAAAGGCTACATGATGAACGCTCGAC ATGGTCGAATGGGTGGCTCTCGTGCTCACTCTGTCAACAACTTCGATGACAATCGTGGCCCTCAAGGAGCAAATCTCCATAATTTCTATGCTTCTCAGCGTCACCAGTCTTCTCGAGGCTCCAACGAGGCGGAGCAGGTCTTGCAGGCGAAGAGAAGGATGGCGGCTCAGCGGGAGCGTGAGCTCCGAAACCTCCACACGGAGCAGCAATATCAGCGAA GTGTCTTGTCTGATGTTGCCGTCCAGCAGGGGAACAAGCATATGAGCGAGGAGGAGACTCGTGAGCTCATTGCTCGCCAGCGCAGCGCTTTGTATGGCGAAGGCAGCTTTGCGGACAAGGCCGGCTACATTGACGAAACTGGTGCCGTCCGCACCGGTGCCCCTGGCCCCAGCGGCCCTGCAAGCCTGCGAGGCCACTCCCCCCTCACATACGACACCATTGGCCGCGTCCCCCAGGCTGACGTGGGAACGCCCGGATCGGCGGCTGATATGAACGCGGCTGATCCCGGCTCGCGACCCCAGAGCACTGCCAGCCCCCAGACCAGCGGCCCGACCAACAAGGTCTTTGACAACGCCGTCGGTTCCCAGAGCCGGACCAGCACCTCCAGCCCGACCAGCGGATCGCCTCCCCGTGGAGATTTCGGTCCCGGCTCCAAGTCTTCCCAGGGAGCTGCCGTTGCCCCCATCGGAACTCGTCCCACCGGAACACCCACGGCCAATGCCTCTGCCAAGCGCTCGAGCACTCCCCATGCCACCTCTGGCGGATGGGGCCGTGGTAACGGTGTCTGGGGCGGTTCTGGCCTCGGCGCTCAGGCTAGTGTCTGGGGTTAA
- a CDS encoding uncharacterized protein (TransMembrane:1 (i150-172o)), whose translation MYRLLASSRLCLRHRLPCSGSGRTTGTFVSSLSIPPLDSLTRCTAAMASKSKPAARISARALPSPDDSSDSELELEPVHEQAEESDQDSAAPDSPLLAPTVTQPRWLQLQQPKWLRAGRNGRFTRWWRRILASPATCLALLRPRRSCCSLSWPLAALVVVAAYALLCFVRGVPLLASPLPPYSGPYGVGIIDVEVALPKPRRVSETVFKSTGEPAFEHRTTLFTVYYPIDKGIKERRKRHDWFARPLSLTAAGYAKYAHVNNFLVRPIFTFGLWLVAGSITIPANVDAPLLGTTATEAQVEWSDEELPKLELRKRKEEHLERFPVMVFSHGDASARRDYTHYTGELASRGYVVAAVEHRDGSCPGTLMRIKGEKDKQVLHFKEAELLSDPPMDTEKYKREQLAFRDAEMLETINILRAINNGHGDDIFARNSRAEGSHLHSWANRLDFGNLTIGGHSFGATGALQTLRHAPSDINPAVGGVILDPGKQSGPLHALIDVPLLIVHSNSWSKHHSLFYNRPHFDTVRDLARGVLNRVPSHSSWFLTSIGTAHPSVSDAPLIEPLLLSWTTGASLNVKEALGEYVRVTDDFWHFLRTTRSANSSLTDPVVHKGEMRGILAEKVTHEEYGEWVSEERKAEFPQSLARLWQVHVSPVSDKEE comes from the coding sequence ATGTACCGATTGCTAGCATCCTCCCGCCTCTGCCTACGTCATCGACTCCCCTGTAGCGGCAGTGGTCGCACAACAGGCACTTTCGTCTCGTCGCTGTCGATTCCACCCCTCGATAGCCTCACTCGCTGCAcagccgccatggcctccaAGTCCAAGCCCGCCGCGCGCATCTCCGCCCGGGCGCTGCCCTCGCCCGACGACTCGTCCGACTCGGAGCTCGAGCTGGAGCCCGTCCACGAACAAGCAGAAGAATCAGATCAAGACTCTGCAGCGCCCGACTCGCCGCTGCTCGCCCCCACCGTCACGCAGCCCcgatggctgcagctgcagcagccgaaATGGCTCCGCGCAGGCCGGAACGGCCGGTTCACACGCTGGTGGCGCCGCATCCTCGCCTCGCCGGCGACCTGCCTGGCCTTGCTGCGGCCCCGGCGCTCGTGCTGCTCGCTGTCCTGGCCCCTGGCCGcgctcgtcgtcgtcgccgcctaTGCGCTGCTGTGTTTCGTGCGCGGCGTCCCGCTGCTGgcctcgccgctgccgccgtacTCGGGCCCGTACGGcgtcggcatcatcgacgTCGAGGTTGCGCTGCCCAAGCCGCGGCGCGTGTCCGAGACCGTCTTCAAGAGCACTGGCGAGCCGGCGTTTGAGCACCGCACGACGCTCTTCACCGTCTACTATCCCATCGATAAGGGCATCAAGGAGCGCAGGAAGAGGCACGACTGGTTTGCGCGGCCGCTCAGCCTGACGGCGGCAGGATATGCAAAGTACGCGCACGTCAACAACTTCCTGGTCCGGCCCATCTTCACATTTGGGCTGTGGCTTGTTGCGGGCAGCATCACGATTCCCGCAAACGTCGATGCGCCATTGCTGGGAACGACCGCCACAGAAGCACAAGTCGAGTGGTCAGACGAAGAGTTGCCAAAACTAGAgttgagaaagagaaaggaggagCATCTTGAACGATTCCCCGTCATGGTATTCTCCCACGGCGATGCCAGCGCAAGGAGGGACTACACCCACTACACCGGCGAGCTCGCCAGCCGCGGCTACGTCGTCGCAGCAGTCGAGCACCGCGACGGAAGCTGTCCCGGCACCCTCATGAGAATCAAGGGCGAAAAGGACAAGCAGGTCCTCCACTTCAAAGAGGCCGAGCTCCTCTCCGACCCTCCCATGGACACGGAAAAGTACAAGCGCGAGCAGCTCGCCTTCCGCGACGCCGAGATGCTCGAAACCATCAACATCCTCCGCGCCATCAACAACGGCCACGGCGACGACATCTTCGCCCGCAACTCCCGCGCCGAGGGCTCCCACCTCCACAGCTGGGCCAACCGCCTCGACTTTGGCAACCTCACCATCGGCGGCCACTCCTTTGGCGCCACCGGCGCTCTGCAGACCCTCAGGCACGCGCCCTCAGACATCAACCCTGCCGTCGGCGGCGTCATCCTCGACCCAGGCAAGCAGAGCGGGCCCCTCCACGCCCTCATCGACGTGCCCCTTCTCATCGTCCACTCCAACTCGTGGTCCAAGCATCACAGCCTCTTCTACAACCGCCCGCACTTTGACACCGTCAGGGACCTCGCCCGCGGCGTCCTCAACCGCGTCCCCAGCCACTCGTCCTGGTTCCTCACCAGCATCGGCACTGCTCACCCCAGCGTCTCGGACGCGCCCCTCATAGAACCCCTCCTGCTGAGCTGGACCACAGGGGCGAGTCTCAACGTCAAAGAGGCCTTGGGCGAGTACGTCCGCGTGACAGATGACTTTTGGCACTTTCTGCGCACCACCCGCAGCGCCAACTCGTCCCTCACAGACCCCGTAGTGCACAAGGGCGAGATGAGAGGCATCCTCGCCGAAAAAGTCACCCACGAAGAGTACGGCGAGTGGGTTAGCGAAGAGCGCAAAGCCGAGTTTCCACAATCCCTAGCCAGGCTATGGCAAGTCCACGTCAGTCCAGTGTCCGATAAGGAAGAGTAA
- a CDS encoding uncharacterized protein (EggNog:ENOG41) — protein sequence MISSLTTKIALRKVGLSNTSLDFSSLTSPSSPKNASSNSDNNNNWSSWMTPKSLPLKVHPWFSPPPPPVKVAPVPRIGDVAPQDRQRRLEPGRRNKCLVVFLRCVGCAFAQKTFLALRALANRHAGRITCIAISHASPRATSKWIDMLGGAWNVQIVIDQQRAIYAAWGLGIASSLWYVLGPTAQVQAWKETGWLGEKVASAVDGRRGREEERRVEKILTPRKKGGAAAADTTSGNSSKGGDGENTTINENNPSTELGSKWQESGAFAIDGTGTVVWGGKAVRADDVMDLEEGAKLLML from the exons ATGATATCCTCCCTCACCACCAAAATCGCCCTCCGCAAAGTCGGCCTCTCCAACACCTCCCTAGActtttcctctctcacatcaccctcttctccaaaaaacgccagcagcaacagcgacaacaacaacaactggTCCTCATGGATGACGCCCAAATCGCTCCCCCTCAAAGTCCACCCGTGGTTCtccccgccgccgcctcccgtCAAAGTCGCTCCCGTCCCGCGCATCGGAGACGTTGCGCCACAGGATCGCCAGAGGAGGCTGGAGCCGGGGAGGAGGAACAAATGCCTGGTTGTGTTTCTGAGATGTGTGGGCTGTGCGT TCGCCCAAAAAACATTCCTCGCCCTCCGCGCCCTCGCAAACCGCCACGCCGGCCGCATCACCTGCATCGCAATCTCCCACGCCTCCCCGCGCGCCACCTCCAAATGGATCGACATGCTCGGCGGCGCCTGGAACGTCCAAATCGTCATCGACCAACAGCGCGCCATCTACGCCGCCTGGGGGctcggcatcgccagcagcctGTGGTACGTGCTCGGGCCCACGGCGCAAGTCCAGGCCTGGAAGGAAACCGGCTGGCTGGGGGAGAAGGTGGCGAGTGCGGTTGATGGGAGGAGGGgcagggaggaggagaggagggtgGAGAAGATATTGAcgccgaggaagaagggaggtgctgctgctgctgatactaCTTCTGGTAATAGTAGTAAAGGGGGTGATGGTGAGAATACGACAATCAACGAAAACAACCCCTCGACAGAACTGGGCAGCAAATGGCAAGAGTCTGGCGCCTTTGCCATTGACGGCACCGGCACCGTCGTCTGGGGCGGCAAGGCCGTGAGGGCAGACGACGTGATGGATCTGGAGGAGGGGGCCAAGCTGTTGATGCTATGA
- a CDS encoding uncharacterized protein (TransMembrane:1 (i20-38o)) yields MMQFVTRHCDDAKAPRQSMCVFACFVSSYHVVLLFAAYNIDHGDGSTYYYRDVVDTYQSRSQRSCPGTLPKSPEQDTTTSTFPSPHQVLGQQYQFGPSWKLSSDVTSMYIHLPSAGIPGSFDTRHHRKWSEGQHVSGTWTATCAVQRPGCMIASTISSSRITTNNLSKTCSSVKQPARLLPITRTVHCVRCKAMPFAIRGIANTCYRSLGISYRSLTPTAGPLLSHWEIEKQSYEKTLSVPPTSTRHCRIRAVTNCYCTCMHEHIANAS; encoded by the exons atgatgcAGTTTGTAACCAGACACTGTGACGACGCAAAGGCTCCGAGACAAAGCATGTGCGTGTTTGCATGCTTTGTCTCATCTTACCATGTAGTATTACTTTTCGCGGCCTATAATATCGATCATGGAGATGGTAGTACATATTACTACAGAGACGTTGTAGACACCTATCAGTCAAGATCACAACGGAGCTGCCCGGGTACACTACCCAAAAGTCCAGAACAAGATACTACTACATCCACCTTTCCTTCTCCGCACCAAGTGCTTGGGCAGCAGTACCAATTTGGGCCAAGTTGGAAGCTGTCGTCTGATGTAACCAGCATGTATATCCATCTGCCAAGTGCGGGGATCCCCGGTTCGTTCGACACTCGTCACCATCGAAAATGGTCCGAGGGGCAGCACGTTTCTGGCACTTGGACGGCAACCTGCGCAGTCCAGCGTCCTGGCTGCATGATTGCCTCTACTATCAGTAGTAGCAGAATTACTACCAATAATCTCTCAAAAACTTGCTCTTCAGTCAAACAGCCTGCAAGATTACTGCCAATCACACGTACCGTACACTGTGTACGCTGCAAGGCGATGCCGTTCGCCATAAGAGGGATTGCcaatacat GCTATAGAAGTCTAGGTATATCATATAGATCACTTACACCCACAGCTGGCCCTTTACTATCGCACTGGGAAATCGAGAAGCAATCATATGAAAAGACCTTGTCCGTTCCACCGACATCAACACGCCATTGCAGAATCAGAGCTGTCACCAactgctactgtacatgtatgcacgAGCACATCGCTAATGCATCGTAA